The Helicobacter ibis DNA segment TTAAATCAGCATGAGAAAATATTATACATTTGTAATATTAAATAAGCAATCGTAACATGCATAATTCTGTGATGATTCGAAGCTATATACAACAATATGTTAAAGATAGTAACATTAGAATTTATAATTGTGTATAAACTTCACTAATTCTATTGCATTTTCTCTTGGCAAATCAGGCAACATACCATGTCCTAGATTAAATATATGTCTTTTGCCTTTCATTATCTCTAGTATTTCTTTAGCACCACTTAGCATTGAATCTCTATTGTAGATTCTGCATGGTTCTAAATTGCCTTGCAATACATATTTATCTCCCAAAAGATTCTTAGCTTGTAATAATGGTGTGCTCCAATCAACTCCAAAGACATCAAACTCTCCATCTATTCTGTCTAAAAAGCCAGAAATCCCCTTTGGAAATAAAATCACAGGAATATGTGGATACTCTTTTTTAATCTCTTGTGCAATATCCTTTAAATACTCCCAAGAAAACTCAAAATAACTATCGCACTCCAATGCGCTAGCCCAAGAATCAAATATCATAACAGCATTTACACCAGCTTTTATTTGGCACTTTAGATACTCTTTTAGGTTATGGGTGATTTTCTCTAACAATGCATGCAATAACTCCTTATTGCTATATAGAATCTTTTTTGATTTTGCATAAGTTTTGCTCCCCTCACCTTCTACCATATAAGTAGCCAATGTCCATGGAGCACCGCAGAATCCTATTAACGCCTTATCTTTGTGTAACTTCTCTCTTGTTAGAGATATAGTATCATACACATAATTTAGCCTAGAGCTAGAATCTAAGCTTAAAGATTTAACATCACTAAAACTATCTATTGTTTTAGAAAACTTAGGTCCT contains these protein-coding regions:
- the hemE gene encoding uroporphyrinogen decarboxylase codes for the protein MIFVDACFGKDTPYTPVWFMRQAGRYLSEYMEVRSKAGDFLSLCKNPALASEVTLQPVDILDVDAAILFSDILVVPMEMGMELGFFKGEGPKFSKTIDSFSDVKSLSLDSSSRLNYVYDTISLTREKLHKDKALIGFCGAPWTLATYMVEGEGSKTYAKSKKILYSNKELLHALLEKITHNLKEYLKCQIKAGVNAVMIFDSWASALECDSYFEFSWEYLKDIAQEIKKEYPHIPVILFPKGISGFLDRIDGEFDVFGVDWSTPLLQAKNLLGDKYVLQGNLEPCRIYNRDSMLSGAKEILEIMKGKRHIFNLGHGMLPDLPRENAIELVKFIHNYKF